The proteins below come from a single Nitrospiraceae bacterium genomic window:
- a CDS encoding OsmC family protein, which produces MAMAEAQILNGVNVAAVKELVKNVESDPKLGECKFHIKNTWSTCGQNQSKVSSFYAAKQEIPHDDAFILNADEPAILAGHDTGANPVEHLLHALAGCLTTTLVYHAAVRGIKIDALESELEGDLDIRGFLGLSNTVRSGFENIRVNFKVKTDADNIEKLKALSKLSPVFDMTSHGTNVQVNIERK; this is translated from the coding sequence ATGGCCATGGCTGAAGCGCAAATTCTTAATGGTGTCAATGTCGCAGCGGTGAAAGAGCTGGTGAAAAACGTCGAGAGTGATCCCAAGCTGGGTGAATGCAAGTTTCACATCAAAAACACCTGGAGTACGTGTGGGCAAAACCAATCGAAGGTCTCAAGCTTTTATGCGGCAAAGCAGGAAATTCCCCACGACGATGCATTCATCTTGAATGCTGATGAACCCGCCATTTTGGCCGGGCATGATACCGGTGCGAATCCCGTTGAGCATCTGTTACATGCGTTGGCGGGATGCCTGACGACCACCTTGGTGTACCATGCGGCCGTGCGGGGGATTAAAATTGACGCATTGGAATCGGAACTCGAGGGTGACCTGGATATCAGGGGATTCCTTGGCCTCTCGAACACCGTCAGAAGCGGGTTTGAGAATATTCGAGTCAACTTTAAGGTCAAAACCGATGCGGACAACATCGAGAAACTCAAGGCGTTGAGTAAACTCTCACCGGTGTTCGACATGACCTCCCATGGCACCAATGTCCAGGTGAATATCGAGAGGAAATAA